The Achromobacter deleyi genome has a window encoding:
- the kynU gene encoding kynureninase, whose product MNTREACVNADRQDPLAPLKDRFDLPPGVLYMDGNSLGVMPKTAAARAADVITQEWGTGLIRSWNTAGWFELPARLGDKLGGLLGAREGELVITDTTSLNIFKALAAALRIQQQKQPGRRVILSERDNFPTDLYMIQGMIDLLQQGYEMRLIDDDLPLEQALDDSVAVMLLSHVNYRSGQMHDMAAVTALAHERGALAIWDLAHAAGAVPVDLNGADADFAVGCTYKYLNGGPGSPAFIWVAPRHTHDFWQPLSGWWGHTRPFDMAVAYEPAGGIRRYLCGTQPIVSLSLVECGLDVAHAAGMDDVRRKSLALGDLFIALVESRCAGHPLTLVTPRKHAERGSHVSFRHPNGFEVMQALIARGVIGDYREPEVLRFGLTPLYFGYADVWDAVDILKDVLDSRGWDKPEFKQRSAVT is encoded by the coding sequence ATGAACACCCGCGAAGCCTGCGTGAACGCTGACCGCCAGGACCCTCTGGCTCCCCTGAAAGACCGGTTCGACCTGCCGCCCGGCGTGCTCTACATGGACGGCAATTCGCTGGGCGTGATGCCCAAGACCGCCGCCGCCCGCGCCGCGGACGTGATCACCCAGGAATGGGGCACCGGCCTGATCCGCAGCTGGAACACCGCGGGCTGGTTCGAATTGCCGGCCCGCCTGGGCGACAAGCTGGGCGGCCTGCTGGGCGCGCGCGAGGGCGAACTGGTCATCACCGACACGACGTCCCTGAACATCTTCAAAGCGCTGGCCGCGGCGTTGCGCATCCAGCAGCAGAAGCAGCCCGGGCGCCGCGTCATCCTGTCCGAGCGCGACAACTTCCCCACGGACCTCTACATGATCCAGGGCATGATCGACCTGCTGCAGCAGGGCTACGAGATGCGCCTGATCGACGACGACCTGCCGCTGGAGCAGGCGCTGGACGATTCCGTGGCCGTGATGCTGCTGTCGCACGTGAACTACCGCAGCGGCCAGATGCACGACATGGCCGCCGTGACCGCGCTGGCGCACGAGCGCGGCGCGCTGGCCATCTGGGACCTGGCGCACGCCGCGGGGGCGGTGCCGGTGGACCTGAACGGCGCCGATGCCGACTTCGCCGTGGGCTGCACCTATAAGTACCTGAACGGCGGCCCGGGCTCGCCGGCCTTCATCTGGGTGGCGCCGCGCCACACCCACGATTTCTGGCAGCCGCTGTCCGGCTGGTGGGGCCACACGCGGCCCTTCGACATGGCCGTGGCCTATGAGCCCGCGGGCGGCATCCGCCGCTACCTGTGCGGCACCCAACCCATCGTGTCGCTGTCGCTGGTCGAGTGCGGCCTGGACGTGGCGCATGCGGCCGGGATGGACGATGTGCGCAGGAAGTCGCTGGCGCTGGGCGACCTGTTCATCGCGCTGGTCGAATCGCGGTGCGCCGGCCATCCGCTGACGCTCGTCACGCCGCGCAAGCATGCCGAGCGCGGCAGCCACGTGAGCTTTCGCCACCCCAATGGCTTCGAGGTGATGCAAGCCCTGATCGCGCGCGGCGTGATCGGCGACTACCGTGAACCCGAGGTGCTGCGCTTTGGCTTGACGCCGCTGTATTTCGGCTACGCCGATGTCTGGGACGCCGTCGATATCCTGAAGGACGTGCTGGACAGCCGCGGGTGGGACAAGCCGGAGTTCAAGCAGCGGTCCGCCGTGACCTGA